From the genome of Acetobacteroides hydrogenigenes, one region includes:
- the argS gene encoding arginine--tRNA ligase translates to MNVESIISDWCLAGAQALYGNEIAASHIQIQKTKKDFEGDYTLIVFPFVKLARKSPEAIGKEIGEYLLANVREVSAYNVIKGFLNIALTPEFWADRLNQALATPNYGIAEPNSGKTIMVEYSSPNTNKPLHLGHVRNNLLGNAVSKILKASGKKVYMVNLVNDRGIHICKSMIAWKLFGNGETPESTGKKGDHLVGDYYVRFDKEFRAQVKEMVASGMEEEEAKKKAPILLQAQDLLRKWEAKDVETINLWSTMNGWVYEGFEKTYNDLGITFDRTYYESQTYLLGKELVMKGLEAGVFFKKEDGSVWIDLTDDGLDQKLLLRGDGTSVYMTQDLGTAHQRFDEYTLDEHIYVVGNEQNYHFQVLRLVLKKLGFSWADSITHLSYGMVELPEGKMKSREGTVVDADELVDEMVSTARQMSEELGKLDGLTEQQAIDVNRMVGLGALKYFILKVDPKKTMMFDPKESIDFNGNTGPFIQYTHARIKSLLRKAKDAGTEAPSSINLSLCLSQKEIDLIKMLDLYPEVVSTAADQLSPAIIANYAYDMAKEFNQFYHDSPIIKEDNEEIRQMRLALSQQIALTIKSGMSLLGIEVPEKM, encoded by the coding sequence ATGAACGTTGAATCAATCATTTCGGATTGGTGTCTTGCAGGAGCGCAGGCGCTTTATGGAAACGAAATCGCCGCATCGCATATTCAAATCCAAAAGACCAAGAAGGATTTTGAGGGAGACTATACCCTAATTGTGTTCCCTTTTGTAAAACTCGCCAGAAAGTCGCCCGAGGCTATCGGAAAGGAAATTGGCGAATACCTTTTGGCTAACGTTCGGGAAGTATCAGCATACAACGTCATTAAAGGATTCCTAAATATTGCTCTTACCCCTGAATTCTGGGCTGATCGCCTAAATCAGGCGTTGGCAACACCTAACTATGGGATTGCAGAGCCAAACAGCGGCAAGACAATCATGGTCGAATACTCTTCGCCCAACACCAACAAGCCTCTACACCTAGGTCACGTTCGCAACAACCTGCTCGGCAACGCTGTTTCGAAGATTTTGAAGGCTAGCGGAAAGAAGGTTTACATGGTGAATCTGGTCAACGACCGCGGAATTCACATCTGCAAGTCGATGATTGCCTGGAAACTTTTCGGCAATGGTGAGACTCCAGAATCGACAGGTAAAAAGGGCGACCACCTTGTAGGCGACTACTACGTACGCTTCGACAAGGAGTTCCGCGCTCAGGTTAAGGAGATGGTAGCAAGCGGCATGGAGGAAGAGGAGGCAAAGAAGAAGGCTCCTATCCTACTTCAGGCTCAAGACCTCCTCCGCAAGTGGGAAGCTAAAGACGTAGAAACCATCAACCTTTGGAGCACGATGAACGGCTGGGTTTACGAGGGTTTCGAAAAAACATACAACGACCTTGGAATTACCTTCGACCGCACCTACTACGAATCGCAAACCTACCTTTTGGGTAAGGAGCTTGTGATGAAGGGCCTCGAAGCAGGCGTATTCTTCAAAAAGGAGGACGGCTCGGTTTGGATTGACCTTACCGATGATGGTCTCGACCAAAAGTTGCTGCTTCGTGGCGATGGCACTTCGGTTTACATGACACAAGATCTAGGCACCGCCCACCAGCGCTTCGACGAGTACACGCTCGACGAGCACATCTACGTTGTGGGCAACGAGCAGAACTACCACTTCCAGGTACTTCGCCTCGTGCTTAAAAAGCTTGGATTTAGCTGGGCAGATAGCATCACCCACCTATCTTACGGAATGGTTGAGCTACCCGAAGGTAAGATGAAGTCGCGCGAAGGTACAGTTGTTGATGCCGACGAGCTGGTTGACGAAATGGTATCTACCGCACGTCAGATGTCGGAAGAGCTCGGCAAACTCGATGGCTTAACCGAACAGCAAGCTATCGACGTTAACCGCATGGTTGGCCTTGGTGCGCTAAAGTACTTTATCCTTAAGGTTGATCCTAAGAAGACCATGATGTTCGACCCCAAGGAATCAATCGATTTTAACGGAAATACTGGCCCATTCATCCAGTACACCCACGCTCGTATCAAATCGCTGCTACGTAAGGCAAAGGATGCCGGAACTGAAGCACCTTCATCAATCAACCTAAGCCTTTGCCTATCGCAAAAGGAGATCGATCTGATTAAGATGCTCGACCTTTACCCAGAAGTCGTATCAACAGCAGCCGATCAGCTCTCGCCAGCTATCATTGCGAACTACGCCTACGACATGGCCAAGGAGTTTAACCAGTTCTACCACGATTCGCCAATCATCAAGGAGGATAACGAGGAGATACGCCAAATGCGCCTTGCCCTCTCTCAGCAAATTGCCCTTACCATTAAGAGCGGCATGAGCCTTTTGGGAATCGAGGTGCCTGAGAAGATGTAA
- the ffh gene encoding signal recognition particle protein, giving the protein MFENLSDRLDRAFKLLKGEGKITDINVAETVKDIRKALLDADVSYKVAKNFTDDVKKKALGQDVLNSVKPGQMMTKIVHDELVQLMGGEMVDIDIKGSPAVILIAGLQGSGKTTFSGKLASFIKSKKGRQPLLVAGDVYRPAAIQQLKILGEQISVPVYTEEGSKNPVEIAKNAIKFAKDNGHNVVIVDTAGRLAVDEAMMQEVENIKKAVNPSEILFVVDSMTGQDAVNTAKEFNDRLNFDGVVLTKLDGDTRGGAALSIRSVVDKPIKFVSAGEKMDALQVFHPERMADRILGMGDIVTLVEKAQEQYDAEQARNLQKKIAKDQFNFNDFLSQIGQIKKMGNLKDLAGMIPGLGKMMKNIDIDDNAFKGIEAIIKSMTPLERENPAVINGSRRKRIAEGSGTTIQEVNRLLKQFEDTRKMMKMMSGGPRAMGGMMKGMKR; this is encoded by the coding sequence ATGTTCGAGAATTTATCCGACAGGTTAGACAGGGCATTTAAGTTGCTGAAAGGTGAAGGTAAAATCACCGATATCAACGTTGCCGAAACCGTAAAAGATATCCGCAAGGCGCTCTTGGACGCCGACGTTAGCTACAAGGTTGCCAAAAACTTTACCGACGACGTAAAGAAAAAGGCGCTTGGACAAGACGTGCTCAACTCCGTTAAGCCAGGCCAAATGATGACCAAAATCGTACACGACGAGCTGGTACAGCTTATGGGTGGCGAAATGGTCGACATCGATATCAAAGGTTCTCCTGCTGTAATTCTTATTGCAGGTCTCCAAGGTTCTGGTAAGACTACCTTCTCTGGTAAGCTTGCCTCTTTCATCAAGAGCAAGAAAGGACGTCAACCCCTTCTTGTTGCCGGCGACGTTTACCGTCCTGCAGCTATCCAGCAGCTGAAAATTCTTGGTGAGCAAATCTCAGTTCCTGTTTACACCGAAGAGGGAAGCAAGAATCCGGTAGAGATCGCTAAGAATGCCATCAAATTCGCCAAGGATAACGGTCATAACGTGGTTATCGTCGATACCGCGGGACGCTTGGCTGTTGACGAGGCGATGATGCAGGAAGTTGAAAACATCAAGAAAGCGGTTAACCCTAGCGAAATCCTCTTCGTTGTCGACTCGATGACCGGTCAGGATGCCGTAAACACCGCAAAGGAGTTCAACGACAGGCTCAACTTCGACGGTGTTGTCCTAACCAAGCTCGATGGTGATACCCGTGGTGGTGCGGCCCTCTCCATTCGCTCTGTTGTCGATAAGCCTATCAAGTTCGTTAGTGCCGGCGAAAAGATGGATGCCCTACAGGTGTTCCACCCCGAGCGTATGGCCGACCGTATCCTAGGCATGGGTGATATCGTTACCCTTGTTGAAAAGGCACAGGAGCAGTACGATGCCGAACAGGCTCGTAACCTTCAAAAGAAGATTGCTAAGGATCAGTTCAACTTCAACGACTTCCTTTCTCAGATTGGCCAGATCAAGAAGATGGGTAACCTAAAGGATCTCGCAGGCATGATCCCAGGTCTTGGCAAGATGATGAAGAACATCGACATCGACGATAATGCCTTTAAGGGTATAGAGGCCATCATTAAATCTATGACCCCGCTTGAGCGCGAAAATCCTGCCGTAATCAACGGTAGCCGCCGCAAGCGTATTGCCGAAGGTAGCGGAACCACCATTCAGGAGGTAAACCGCCTGCTCAAGCAGTTCGAGGACACCCGCAAGATGATGAAGATGATGTCGGGCGGACCACGTGCAATGGGTGGCATGATGAAAGGCATGAAACGATAA
- the folD gene encoding bifunctional methylenetetrahydrofolate dehydrogenase/methenyltetrahydrofolate cyclohydrolase FolD, which produces MNLIDGKKIASEIKAEIAAEVKEMVAQGHRPPHLAAIIVGHDGASETYVGHKEKGCAEVGFKSTIIRFEEDATEAELLATIKKFNEDPEVDGFIVQLPLPKHIDENKVIEAIDPKKDVDGFHPTNVGRMMIGLPSYISATPFGIMELLKRYKIETAGKHAVVIGRSNIVGRPMANLLSQKGYPGDCTVTVCHSRTKNLKEVCHSADIIIAALGAPEFVTAEMVKEGAVVIDVGITRVKSETSKSGWKLLGDVKFDEVAPKCSYITPVPGGVGATTIVALLTNTLKACKKEIYK; this is translated from the coding sequence ATGAACTTAATAGACGGTAAAAAAATTGCCTCCGAAATCAAAGCCGAAATAGCAGCAGAGGTTAAGGAAATGGTTGCCCAAGGCCATAGACCACCACACCTTGCTGCAATTATTGTTGGTCACGACGGTGCAAGCGAAACCTACGTAGGTCACAAGGAAAAGGGCTGTGCAGAAGTTGGCTTCAAGTCCACCATCATCCGATTCGAGGAAGATGCAACCGAGGCAGAGCTGCTTGCAACAATTAAGAAGTTCAACGAGGATCCCGAAGTAGATGGCTTCATCGTTCAGCTTCCGCTTCCCAAGCACATCGACGAGAATAAGGTAATTGAGGCTATCGATCCTAAAAAGGATGTTGACGGATTCCATCCAACCAACGTAGGAAGAATGATGATTGGTTTACCTTCATACATCTCTGCTACACCTTTTGGCATCATGGAGTTGCTTAAGCGCTATAAGATAGAAACAGCAGGCAAGCATGCGGTTGTTATTGGCCGTAGCAACATTGTAGGTCGACCAATGGCCAACCTGCTATCGCAAAAAGGCTATCCGGGCGATTGCACCGTAACCGTTTGCCACAGCCGTACCAAAAATCTTAAGGAGGTTTGCCATTCGGCCGACATCATTATAGCTGCACTTGGCGCTCCAGAGTTTGTTACCGCCGAAATGGTGAAAGAGGGTGCTGTAGTTATCGACGTAGGTATTACTCGAGTTAAATCGGAAACGTCTAAGTCGGGATGGAAGCTGCTTGGCGATGTTAAGTTCGATGAGGTTGCCCCAAAATGCAGCTACATCACGCCCGTACCCGGAGGCGTTGGAGCGACTACCATTGTTGCGCTTCTAACCAATACGCTAAAGGCTTGCAAAAAGGAAATCTACAAGTAA
- a CDS encoding outer membrane beta-barrel protein: MKQVLLTAMLAAMAFASFAQESDKKEESTYYLDISVGYNISLPPFSNAKTDAVFLKPRSGGSMSFGFVRKITDEWGLQVEVLTTTFKVKDSDLADAYGSGVTLSKIDIDPYRSTFFGVGGVTFLPIMRHLTFDVKGSVGINLVEFAKQNFNKLSQTGNVQTMTVSAKRSLAPGALLGARLRYPIGESVDIGIKVEYGISFAKFTDVQRRDTSSLIPEEQISESLPNEKKTVSYLNTGLTLGLRF, encoded by the coding sequence ATGAAACAGGTTTTGCTTACAGCAATGCTGGCGGCTATGGCCTTTGCCTCCTTTGCGCAGGAAAGCGACAAAAAAGAGGAGTCGACGTACTACTTGGATATTTCAGTAGGGTATAACATTTCGCTTCCCCCATTCTCGAATGCTAAAACTGATGCCGTATTTCTAAAACCACGCTCAGGTGGCAGCATGTCGTTTGGGTTTGTTAGAAAGATTACCGACGAGTGGGGCTTACAGGTAGAGGTGCTAACCACTACTTTTAAGGTAAAGGATAGTGATTTGGCTGATGCCTATGGTAGCGGAGTTACCCTGTCAAAAATTGATATAGATCCATATCGTTCTACATTTTTTGGCGTGGGAGGTGTTACGTTTCTACCAATTATGCGCCATTTAACGTTCGACGTAAAAGGGAGCGTAGGGATAAACCTTGTTGAGTTTGCTAAGCAAAACTTCAATAAACTTTCGCAGACTGGTAACGTGCAAACTATGACCGTTTCGGCTAAGCGATCGCTTGCTCCTGGTGCTCTTTTGGGCGCAAGGTTGAGATACCCAATTGGAGAATCGGTGGATATCGGAATAAAGGTTGAATATGGAATCTCATTCGCCAAATTTACCGATGTACAACGGCGCGATACAAGTTCTTTAATACCAGAGGAGCAGATTTCGGAATCTCTTCCCAATGAAAAGAAAACAGTATCGTACTTGAATACTGGCCTAACGTTAGGCTTACGATTTTAA
- a CDS encoding plasmid pRiA4b ORF-3 family protein, translated as MSKIYQFKIELKGISPTIWRSVQLNDNTQLLDLHYAAQIAMGWYDSHLYQFEKGGLIYGDPEALEDNSVLDDSVVNIVDIFKAEKDSINYVYDFGDNWEHKITLEKIIEAKEPLEHMICVGGKRNCPPEDCGGITGYLDMLETLKNPDSEEYKELVEWIGGEFDPEFFEISIINDSFKEIEEQFLLDEGDEEFDWDVTDKN; from the coding sequence ATGAGTAAAATCTACCAATTTAAGATTGAGCTTAAGGGAATATCGCCAACAATTTGGCGTAGCGTTCAGCTTAACGACAATACTCAGCTTTTAGACCTTCATTACGCTGCTCAAATTGCAATGGGATGGTATGATTCGCATCTTTACCAATTTGAAAAGGGTGGGCTGATCTATGGTGATCCAGAAGCGTTAGAAGACAACAGTGTTCTGGACGATTCTGTTGTTAACATAGTGGACATCTTTAAGGCAGAGAAGGACTCCATTAACTACGTTTACGATTTTGGAGATAACTGGGAGCATAAAATTACGCTAGAAAAGATAATCGAAGCAAAGGAACCGCTGGAACACATGATCTGCGTTGGCGGGAAGCGTAACTGTCCACCAGAGGACTGTGGTGGCATTACTGGGTATCTTGACATGCTCGAAACGCTCAAGAACCCTGATAGCGAGGAGTACAAGGAACTTGTTGAATGGATCGGTGGAGAATTTGATCCAGAGTTCTTCGAAATAAGCATCATCAATGATTCGTTTAAGGAAATTGAAGAGCAGTTTCTTTTGGACGAAGGAGATGAGGAATTCGATTGGGACGTAACCGATAAAAACTAA
- a CDS encoding M1 family metallopeptidase: MQFFTITKISSIFILKIKLYKVNMRVKFFFSMLLITMLLGCGDSDSRMVLQPGVSKKLAQERAGLIGNLSYDIRFNIPKGCNEKVDGYEIITFDFKRDLGQVVLDFTGDASSIKNVMCNEKEIAYELINEHIVISSKYLKKRGNRIAIKFLAGDQALNRKDDLMYTLLVPDRARTVFPCFDQPDLKAYFKLELDLPKGWTAISNASIADSVTTSGSRTTFKFQQSDLISTYLFSFTAGKFSKAQKEIDGKKYAVLYRENDAKKVAQNLDSIFYMVDYSVRWMERYTGILYPFQKYDLAIIPFFQFSGMEHPGSVFYVDSKMFLAESATQPEKIARAELIAHETAHLWFGDLVTMPWFDDVWMKEVFAGFFADKIVKELFPSVNSDLQFLIAHAPKAYSEDRTKGTNPIKQRLENLNLAGTMYGNIIYHKAPIVIRSLEKLMGQYAFQNALREYLRTYSLGNASWGDLVKIFDKHARFSVKDWSKSWVESAGMPIYAYDVYYKDSVGCGIVLRQKLPSEIRLPYLQLIEFTKLVHHKGTSQSALLGKKGGKEQVLIFPKCRRNNDCFIPNSNGFGYGYFELDSLKCASIVRHYQNLKNPVHRASCIVTLYENMLNGNFDGKSMLALLVRVVEYEKNELLISMSLDYLLSANLYFISKDDAATREMVECSLWNAYSHTNDNKLKIQYLRTIAKVMHSEKSARKMHEIWSHEVVSDNRWIGEMDLQNFAFELCIRMPEESSSILNVTRKSIKNIDNLRRFNFISQAVDPKKIVRDKLFESLLHLENRKQEAWVADALKLLNHPLRNDESEEYLAKGLSILPEIQQTGDIFFPKNWLSSLLYGHTSADDYAIVCGYISKEGKSISPSLLSKVYQCSDLLKRSTSIASKK, encoded by the coding sequence ATGCAATTCTTTACTATTACTAAAATTAGTTCTATTTTTATATTAAAAATAAAGCTATACAAAGTAAATATGCGAGTTAAATTTTTTTTCTCAATGCTGCTTATAACCATGCTTTTAGGCTGTGGTGACTCTGATAGCAGAATGGTACTTCAACCTGGTGTTTCAAAGAAACTTGCACAAGAACGAGCAGGGCTAATTGGTAATCTATCCTATGATATTCGATTTAACATTCCCAAGGGATGTAATGAAAAGGTTGATGGATATGAGATAATTACGTTCGATTTTAAGCGTGATCTTGGGCAGGTTGTACTAGACTTTACAGGCGATGCTTCTAGTATAAAAAACGTAATGTGCAACGAGAAAGAGATAGCTTACGAGTTAATTAATGAGCATATTGTTATTAGTTCAAAGTATCTCAAAAAGAGGGGAAATAGAATTGCTATTAAGTTTTTAGCAGGTGATCAGGCTTTAAATAGAAAAGACGATTTAATGTATACACTTTTAGTTCCAGATAGAGCTAGGACTGTTTTCCCTTGTTTTGATCAGCCTGATTTGAAAGCTTATTTCAAGTTGGAACTTGACTTACCTAAAGGGTGGACTGCAATATCCAATGCGAGTATAGCTGATTCTGTAACAACTTCTGGTTCTCGTACGACTTTCAAATTTCAGCAGTCTGATCTCATTAGTACTTATCTTTTTTCGTTTACTGCCGGAAAGTTCTCGAAAGCTCAAAAGGAAATTGATGGCAAAAAGTATGCTGTTCTTTATAGAGAAAATGATGCAAAGAAGGTAGCACAAAACCTTGATTCCATATTTTATATGGTAGACTATTCTGTAAGGTGGATGGAGAGGTACACCGGCATCTTGTATCCTTTCCAAAAGTACGATTTAGCAATTATTCCGTTCTTCCAGTTTAGTGGGATGGAGCATCCCGGATCGGTTTTCTATGTTGATTCTAAGATGTTTCTAGCAGAAAGTGCCACTCAACCGGAAAAAATTGCTAGGGCAGAACTTATTGCTCATGAAACGGCTCATTTGTGGTTTGGGGATCTTGTAACCATGCCGTGGTTTGACGATGTGTGGATGAAGGAGGTTTTTGCAGGCTTCTTTGCGGACAAGATTGTTAAGGAACTATTTCCATCTGTAAATAGCGATCTTCAATTTTTAATTGCTCATGCCCCTAAAGCGTATAGCGAAGATCGTACAAAGGGTACTAATCCGATAAAACAAAGGCTGGAGAACTTAAATCTTGCAGGTACCATGTATGGTAATATTATTTACCACAAAGCACCCATTGTAATTCGTTCTCTGGAGAAATTAATGGGGCAATATGCCTTTCAGAACGCTCTGCGTGAGTATCTAAGGACTTACTCTTTAGGTAATGCGAGCTGGGGCGACCTAGTCAAAATTTTTGATAAGCATGCTAGGTTTAGCGTAAAGGATTGGAGCAAGAGTTGGGTCGAAAGTGCGGGTATGCCAATCTATGCCTATGATGTATACTATAAAGACAGCGTGGGGTGTGGCATTGTGTTGCGACAGAAATTGCCATCTGAGATTAGGCTTCCTTATCTTCAACTTATTGAGTTTACCAAATTAGTGCATCATAAGGGAACCTCCCAATCTGCGCTTCTTGGTAAAAAGGGGGGCAAAGAACAAGTTCTGATATTCCCTAAATGCAGAAGAAATAATGACTGCTTTATTCCCAACTCTAATGGGTTTGGATATGGCTACTTTGAGTTGGATTCCCTAAAGTGCGCTTCGATTGTTCGTCACTATCAGAATCTGAAAAATCCGGTGCATCGGGCTTCTTGCATTGTTACCTTGTACGAGAATATGCTAAACGGCAATTTTGACGGTAAAAGTATGCTCGCTTTGCTTGTTCGTGTGGTAGAATATGAAAAGAATGAGCTACTTATTAGCATGTCTCTTGATTACCTTCTTTCTGCAAATCTCTATTTCATTTCTAAAGACGATGCTGCTACGCGAGAAATGGTTGAATGCTCACTTTGGAACGCGTATTCACATACAAATGACAATAAACTAAAGATTCAGTACTTAAGAACTATTGCAAAGGTTATGCACTCTGAAAAGTCTGCCAGAAAAATGCATGAGATATGGAGCCACGAAGTTGTTAGCGATAATAGATGGATTGGGGAGATGGATCTTCAGAATTTTGCATTTGAACTTTGCATTCGGATGCCAGAAGAATCGAGTTCTATATTAAATGTAACCCGAAAAAGTATTAAGAACATCGACAATCTGCGTCGGTTTAACTTTATTTCTCAGGCTGTCGATCCCAAAAAGATTGTAAGAGATAAGCTTTTTGAATCGTTATTGCATCTGGAAAATAGAAAGCAGGAGGCTTGGGTTGCTGATGCTCTTAAACTTTTAAACCATCCTTTGCGTAACGACGAATCGGAGGAATATCTGGCAAAAGGTTTATCCATTTTACCCGAAATCCAGCAAACGGGAGACATCTTCTTCCCCAAGAACTGGCTGTCGTCGCTCTTGTATGGGCACACCTCGGCTGACGATTACGCTATAGTTTGCGGTTACATAAGCAAAGAGGGCAAGTCTATTTCCCCGTCACTATTGTCAAAGGTTTACCAGTGTTCGGATTTGCTTAAACGATCGACAAGTATTGCCAGTAAGAAGTGA
- a CDS encoding M48 family metallopeptidase yields MESRSKTVVYPAIGEVFYVRKKGVRRVSIVLKPFKGVVVTMPFNIKLDDAERFVLQKTEWIEMAKAKMANLETRKTVFNESTSFRTKKRILTFARHSSENSVVSCRILQNEIRISVPEGVETEHATVQELTVKAIERAWTMEAKELLPLRVFQLASECGFRFGNVAVKKIKSRWGSCSYQNNINLSVYLMQLPDYLIDYVILHELCHTVEKNHGPKFWALLDKHTSAKAKLLAKEMKKYSTRYF; encoded by the coding sequence ATGGAAAGTCGCTCAAAAACAGTTGTCTATCCTGCTATTGGGGAGGTTTTCTACGTTAGGAAAAAAGGTGTTCGGCGGGTTTCTATTGTTCTTAAACCTTTTAAAGGTGTTGTTGTAACAATGCCTTTTAATATTAAACTTGACGATGCTGAACGTTTCGTGCTTCAGAAAACGGAATGGATAGAGATGGCTAAAGCAAAAATGGCTAATCTTGAAACACGAAAGACTGTTTTTAATGAATCGACTTCGTTTAGGACGAAAAAGCGAATACTTACTTTTGCTAGACATTCTTCAGAAAACAGTGTCGTGTCCTGTCGGATACTTCAAAATGAAATTAGGATATCTGTCCCCGAAGGAGTGGAAACTGAACACGCAACAGTGCAGGAATTGACTGTAAAGGCTATCGAACGAGCTTGGACCATGGAAGCAAAAGAGTTACTCCCCTTGAGGGTTTTTCAGTTAGCATCGGAATGTGGATTTAGATTTGGCAATGTGGCAGTAAAAAAGATAAAGTCGCGATGGGGAAGTTGTTCCTATCAGAATAATATCAATCTTAGTGTTTACCTAATGCAACTGCCAGATTATCTTATTGACTATGTAATTCTTCACGAATTATGCCATACGGTAGAAAAGAACCATGGGCCTAAATTCTGGGCGTTACTCGATAAGCATACTAGCGCGAAGGCAAAACTGCTAGCAAAAGAGATGAAAAAGTATAGTACGCGCTATTTTTAG